In Calliopsis andreniformis isolate RMS-2024a chromosome 6, iyCalAndr_principal, whole genome shotgun sequence, a single genomic region encodes these proteins:
- the LOC143180527 gene encoding uncharacterized protein LOC143180527: MRLVYLTCILLASTICSFASGGAIPTGDNNTASQQAKDTTTAVPPINSPTSVDTVISSSVAPNVTNSTTHITPNTTNNTSDVTTSNPAKPTEPPTKPTVAPTNQTTTPVPTTTTTTKTTTSTTQKPTTSSPIKPTTPTNAPSTTSASATTAVPVSTKVAPGPDDSRHFDGLSFVGGIFLAVCLMAIGVFTWKFFRTMNERHYRTL, encoded by the exons GTG CTATTCCAACTGGAGATAATAATACTGCCAGTCAGCAGGCAAAGGATACAACTACTGCTGTTCCTCCCATAAATTCACCAACTTCTGTTGATACAGTTATTAGCTCTTCTGTTGCACCAAATGTTACAAATTCTACCACTCATATTACTCCTAACACCACCAACAACACTTCTGATGTTACCACCTCTAACCCAGCAAAACCTACTGAACCTCCAACAAAACCTACCGTAGCCCCAACAAACCAAACCACAACTCCAGtaccaacaacaacaacaacaacaaaaacAACAACATCAACAACTCAAAAACCTACAACTAGTAGCCCAATTAAACCTACCACCCCAACTAATGCACCTTCTACCACATCTGCATCTGCCACAACTGCAGTTCCAGTTTCAACAAAAGTAGCCCCTGGACCAGATGACAGTCGACACTTTGATGGCCTCAGTTTCGTAG GTGGCATCTTTTTAGCTGTATGTTTGATGGCAATCGGTGTATTCACATGGAAATTTTTTAGAACAATGAACGAACGACACTACCGTACGCTATGA
- the LOC143180147 gene encoding LOW QUALITY PROTEIN: uncharacterized protein LOC143180147 (The sequence of the model RefSeq protein was modified relative to this genomic sequence to represent the inferred CDS: deleted 2 bases in 1 codon; substituted 1 base at 1 genomic stop codon) yields the protein MIAEPAFSTVVAYEKALKPRNHVHIRLRLSSLEIKQAVQLVTLIVGKRIHGSKWCHVKTLSEEIDGEKTVRFYLNQENLDVSTEKTTWVRYLKATMQTFKAKRGIRSVICVIQVTCESFTSVSSSGTNSQREGTQETIFIVKSTHRITRTVYRQHTISRIYSYTYITIFYVGNGCRNSSIFTKVFVTFLEKRQAHLVYCVSLVFKIVIHQYSPSLHLHTYKYSSILASFVPKRWQHHQENIRMQNILYDCCTNIVLIPLLLRTIFDNRLAMRLKSCDYLTRSQFYDPHAVCTISLLSFISYFHSFYGICTDFLNAKCISTLSVDFERVKSSGFLSIMADKREFKIDLSSLPGFEIVIISTVPVKRGLGSSSALVVALYTFLEAITNLYMGNVLEKTLACHLAEKLAAGFRGVHLVDTLASVVGKKDTIIGFDVPYLSIDQCDWDPMKVEMILIEYANVNGEKPTEFPRDVTRYKEVMTVMNTMARWRTNPTGTTMLKLLFSERTISMAENIVNEDNMLSKMLNLIKMEEWEKLGRTLNSAEIFVQLICYFFFCILFSINICIIDISKYFTXLVKILHERKHHILFRLSFFFFIYI from the exons ATGATCGCTGAGCCAGCATTTTCTACAGTTGTGGCATACGAAAAGGCACTAAAGCCACGTAACCACGTGCACATTCGTCTTCGTTTATCTTCTCTTGAAATAAAACAGGCCGTTCAACTTGTCACGTTGATAGTTGGCAAGCGTATTCACGGAAGCAAATGGTGTCACGTTAAAACACTGTCCGAGGAAATTGACGGAGAGAAAACGGTCAGGTTTTATCTGAACCAGGAAAACCTCGATGTTTCCACGGAGAAGACGACGTGGGTACGATACTTAAAAGCGACGATGCAAACTTTCAAGGCCAAGCGAGGTATTCGTTCTGTAATTTGTGTAATTCAGGTAACTTGCGAGAGTTTTACAAGTGTAAGTTCATCCGGTACTAATAGTCAAA GAGAGGGGACAcaagaaacaatttttattgTTAAGTCAACTCAC CGTATAACAA GAACTGTCTATAGGCAGCATACGATATCTCGAATCTACAGTTATACATATATTACTATTTTTTACGTAGGCAATGGTTGTAGGAATAGCTCGATTTTTACCAAG GTTTTTGTCACATTTCTGGAAAAGCGCCAGGCCCATCTTGTCTATTGCGTTTCACTTGTCTTcaaaatcgtcattcatcagtattcacctTCGCTACACttacatacatataaatattcCTCAATTTTAGCTTC TTTCGTGCCAAAAAGGTGGCAACATCACCAAGAAAACATCCGTATGCAAAATATCTTATACGATTGTTGCACAAATATTGTGTTAATTCCTCTTCTTTTACGCACGATCTTTGATAACCGGTTAGCAATGCGACTAAAATCGTGC GACTATTTAACACGTTCACAGTTTTATGACCCACATGCGG TATGTACAATTTCTTTACTCTCTTTTATTTCATACTTCCATTCATTCTATGGAATTTGTACCGACTTCTTGAATGCAAAGTGCATCAGTACCCTTTCGGTGGACTTTGAACGTGTCAAGTCGTCTGGCTTCCTTTCTATAATGGCGGACAAAAGAGAGTTTAAAATTGACCTGT CGTCCCTTCCTGGATTCGAAATCGTAATCATCTCCACCGTGCCTGTGAAACGCGGTCTCGGGAGCAGCTCCGCCCTGGTCGTTGCATTGTACACGTTCCTCGAGGCGATTACGAACTTGTACATGGGGAACGTTCTAGAGAAAACGCTGGCGTGTCACTTGGCAGAGAAACTAGCAGCGGGATTTCGCGGCGTCCATCTGGTCGATACTCTGGCGTCCGTTGTTGGGAAGAAAGACACTATAATCGGCTTCGACGTTCCGTACCTAAGCATCGACCAATGTGACTGGGATCCAATGAAAGTCGAGATGATCCTCATCGAATACGCGAACGTTAATGGCGAGAAGCCGACGGAATTTCCGCGTGACGTAACGCGTTACAAAGAAGTCATGACCGTTATGAACACGATGGCCCGATGGCGCACGAACCCGACCGGTACAACGATGTTGAAACTTCTATTCTCCGAACGTACGATTAGCATGGCCGAGAATATCGTAAATGAGGATAACATGCTGTCGAAAATGCTGAATCTGATTAAAATGGAAGAGTGGGAAAAGTTGGGTAGGACACTGAACAGTGCAGAAATATTCGTACAACTT ATCTGTTATTTCTTTTTCTGTATTTTGTTTAGTATTAATATCTGTATAATTGATATAAGCAAGTATTTTACATAGCTTGTTAAAATATTACATGAACGTAAACACCATATATTATTTAGGCTGtccttttttttctttatatatatataa